One Lycium barbarum isolate Lr01 chromosome 5, ASM1917538v2, whole genome shotgun sequence genomic window carries:
- the LOC132641088 gene encoding protein NSP-INTERACTING KINASE 3-like isoform X2: MERMLYLVWNVGLLLVCTLLESSSATLSPAGINYEVVALTEIKKALHDPYNVLDNWDVNSVDPCSWRMVTCSFDGYVSALALPSQSLSGTLSPGIGNLTNLQSVDVSYNNLSGTLPKISARAFRVLGNPLICGQGSENNCSAVYPEPLSFPPDSLTDQPGAARKSRRVVVAFVASFGAAFLVIVAMALLLWWRYRHNQQIFFDVNEHCYPEVCLGHLKRYAFKELRTATDHFSSKRILGKGGFGVVYKACLNNGTVVAVKRLNDYNAVGGENQFQTEVELISLAVHRNLLRLLGFCSTESERLLVYPYMPNGSVASRLKDSIYGKPVLDWSRRKKIAQGTARGLVYLHEQCDPRIIHRDVKAANILLDEEFEAVVGDFGLAKLLDHRDSHVTTAVRGTIGHIAPEYLSTGQSSEKTDVFGFGILLLELITGQKAMDFGRGANQKGVVMLDWVRKLHQEGKLNLMVDKDLKNNFDRIELEEMVKVVLLCTHFNPSHRPKMSEALRMLEGDGLAEKWEASQKLETPRNRAFEHTPQRYSNYEEESSLVEPMELSGPR; this comes from the exons ATGGAAAGAATGTTGTATCTGGTTTGGAATGTGGGGCTGTTACTGGTTTGTACATTGCTGGAGAGTTCTTCTGCTACACTTTCACCTGCTGGTATAAACTATGAAG TTGTTGCGTTGACGGAAATTAAGAAGGCGTTACATGACCCCTATAATGTTCTGGACAATTGGGATGTGAATTCTGTAGACCCATGCAGTTGGAGAATGGTGACTTGTTCCTTTGATGGCTATGTGTCTGCTCT AGCACTACCTAGTCAAAGTCTATCTGGCACCTTATCGCCTGGAATTGGCAATCTCACTAACTTGCAATCTGT GGATGTCTCTTATAATAATCTAAGTGGTACCCTTCCTAAAATATCAGCAAGAGCTTTCAG AGTGCTCGGGAATCCTTTAATTTGTGGTCAAGGTTCTGAGAATAATTGTTCAGCAGTCTATCCAGAACCACTGTCCTTCCCACCAGATAGTCTGACTG ATCAACCAGGTGCTGCACGCAAGAGCCGTCGCGTGGTTGTTGCATTTGTTGCAAGTTTTGGTGCTGCTTTCCTGGTCATAGTAGCCATGGCTTTGCTTCTTTGGTGGCGCTACAGACATAATCAGCAGATCTTCTTTGATGTCAACG AGCATTGTTATCCAGAGGTATGCTTGGGTCACCTGAAAAGGTACGCCTTTAAGGAACTGCGGACTGCCACTGACCATTTCAGCTCAAAACGTATTTTGGGAAAAGGAGGATTTGGTGTTGTGTATAAGGCCTGCTTAAACAATGGAACTGTTGTGGCCGTCAAAAGATTGAATGACTACAATGCTGTCGGTGGTGAAAACCAATTTCAGACAGAAGTAGAGTTGATTAGCTTGGCTGTCCATCGGAATCTTCTCCGTCTTTTGGGGTTTTGTTCAACTGAAAGTGAACGACTTCTTGTTTACCCCTATATGCCAAATGGAAGTGTAGCATCACGATTAAAAG ATAGCATATATGGTAAACCAGTTTTAGATTGGTCAAGGAGGAAAAAGATAGCCCAAGGTACAGCTCGAGGGCTAGTTTATTTGCATGAGCAGTGTGATCCCAGAATTATCCATCGTGATGTCAAAGCAGCCAACATTTTGTTGGATGAGGAATTTGAGGCAGTAGTTGGTGATTTTGGGTTGGCAAAGCTATTGGATCACCGAGATTCTCATGTGACAACTGCTGTTAGGGGAACCATTGGCCACATTGCTCCAGAATATTTGTCAACTGGCCAATCGTCTGAAAAAACTGATGTTTTTGGGTTTGGGATCTTGCTACTTGAGCTGATTACAGGCCAGAAAGCTATGGATTTTGGTCGAGGGGCCAACCAGAAAGGTGTTGTTATGCTTGATTGG GTGAGAAAGCTGCATCAAGAGGGGAAATTGAACCTTATGGTAGATAAAGATTTGAAAAATAACTTTGACCGGATTGAGCTAGAAGAAATGGTTAAAGTTGTCCTTCTATGTACCCATTTCAACCCTTCTCATCGCCCAAAAATGTCCGAAGCATTAAGGATGTTGGAGGGCGATGGATTGGCTGAAAAATGGGAGGCATCACAAAAGCTTGAGACTCCAAGAAACCGAGCTTTTGAACATACTCCACAAAGATATTCTAACTATGAAGAAGAATCATCACTAGTTGAACCAATGGAGCTTTCTGGACCTAGATGA
- the LOC132641088 gene encoding protein NSP-INTERACTING KINASE 3-like isoform X1, producing the protein MERMLYLVWNVGLLLVCTLLESSSATLSPAGINYEVVALTEIKKALHDPYNVLDNWDVNSVDPCSWRMVTCSFDGYVSALALPSQSLSGTLSPGIGNLTNLQSVLLQNNAISGHIPDVIGKLQKLQTIDLSDNKFEGEIPTSFGDLMNLNYLDVSYNNLSGTLPKISARAFRVLGNPLICGQGSENNCSAVYPEPLSFPPDSLTDQPGAARKSRRVVVAFVASFGAAFLVIVAMALLLWWRYRHNQQIFFDVNEHCYPEVCLGHLKRYAFKELRTATDHFSSKRILGKGGFGVVYKACLNNGTVVAVKRLNDYNAVGGENQFQTEVELISLAVHRNLLRLLGFCSTESERLLVYPYMPNGSVASRLKDSIYGKPVLDWSRRKKIAQGTARGLVYLHEQCDPRIIHRDVKAANILLDEEFEAVVGDFGLAKLLDHRDSHVTTAVRGTIGHIAPEYLSTGQSSEKTDVFGFGILLLELITGQKAMDFGRGANQKGVVMLDWVRKLHQEGKLNLMVDKDLKNNFDRIELEEMVKVVLLCTHFNPSHRPKMSEALRMLEGDGLAEKWEASQKLETPRNRAFEHTPQRYSNYEEESSLVEPMELSGPR; encoded by the exons ATGGAAAGAATGTTGTATCTGGTTTGGAATGTGGGGCTGTTACTGGTTTGTACATTGCTGGAGAGTTCTTCTGCTACACTTTCACCTGCTGGTATAAACTATGAAG TTGTTGCGTTGACGGAAATTAAGAAGGCGTTACATGACCCCTATAATGTTCTGGACAATTGGGATGTGAATTCTGTAGACCCATGCAGTTGGAGAATGGTGACTTGTTCCTTTGATGGCTATGTGTCTGCTCT AGCACTACCTAGTCAAAGTCTATCTGGCACCTTATCGCCTGGAATTGGCAATCTCACTAACTTGCAATCTGT ATTGTTGCAAAACAATGCCATTTCTGGTCATATTCCTGATGTGATCGGGAAGTTACAAAAGCTTCAGACAATTGATCTCTCCGACAATAAATTCGAAGGCGAAATACCCACTTCCTTTGGAGACCTGATGAATTTGAATTATTT GGATGTCTCTTATAATAATCTAAGTGGTACCCTTCCTAAAATATCAGCAAGAGCTTTCAG AGTGCTCGGGAATCCTTTAATTTGTGGTCAAGGTTCTGAGAATAATTGTTCAGCAGTCTATCCAGAACCACTGTCCTTCCCACCAGATAGTCTGACTG ATCAACCAGGTGCTGCACGCAAGAGCCGTCGCGTGGTTGTTGCATTTGTTGCAAGTTTTGGTGCTGCTTTCCTGGTCATAGTAGCCATGGCTTTGCTTCTTTGGTGGCGCTACAGACATAATCAGCAGATCTTCTTTGATGTCAACG AGCATTGTTATCCAGAGGTATGCTTGGGTCACCTGAAAAGGTACGCCTTTAAGGAACTGCGGACTGCCACTGACCATTTCAGCTCAAAACGTATTTTGGGAAAAGGAGGATTTGGTGTTGTGTATAAGGCCTGCTTAAACAATGGAACTGTTGTGGCCGTCAAAAGATTGAATGACTACAATGCTGTCGGTGGTGAAAACCAATTTCAGACAGAAGTAGAGTTGATTAGCTTGGCTGTCCATCGGAATCTTCTCCGTCTTTTGGGGTTTTGTTCAACTGAAAGTGAACGACTTCTTGTTTACCCCTATATGCCAAATGGAAGTGTAGCATCACGATTAAAAG ATAGCATATATGGTAAACCAGTTTTAGATTGGTCAAGGAGGAAAAAGATAGCCCAAGGTACAGCTCGAGGGCTAGTTTATTTGCATGAGCAGTGTGATCCCAGAATTATCCATCGTGATGTCAAAGCAGCCAACATTTTGTTGGATGAGGAATTTGAGGCAGTAGTTGGTGATTTTGGGTTGGCAAAGCTATTGGATCACCGAGATTCTCATGTGACAACTGCTGTTAGGGGAACCATTGGCCACATTGCTCCAGAATATTTGTCAACTGGCCAATCGTCTGAAAAAACTGATGTTTTTGGGTTTGGGATCTTGCTACTTGAGCTGATTACAGGCCAGAAAGCTATGGATTTTGGTCGAGGGGCCAACCAGAAAGGTGTTGTTATGCTTGATTGG GTGAGAAAGCTGCATCAAGAGGGGAAATTGAACCTTATGGTAGATAAAGATTTGAAAAATAACTTTGACCGGATTGAGCTAGAAGAAATGGTTAAAGTTGTCCTTCTATGTACCCATTTCAACCCTTCTCATCGCCCAAAAATGTCCGAAGCATTAAGGATGTTGGAGGGCGATGGATTGGCTGAAAAATGGGAGGCATCACAAAAGCTTGAGACTCCAAGAAACCGAGCTTTTGAACATACTCCACAAAGATATTCTAACTATGAAGAAGAATCATCACTAGTTGAACCAATGGAGCTTTCTGGACCTAGATGA